Genomic DNA from Candidatus Zixiibacteriota bacterium:
TATGGTATAATTAAAGGAACCCCTCCTGCGTGAGGGGTTCTTTTATTCTCTAATGGGGATTTATGATGGGAATCAGGGATGATCGGTGAGCTGGCGGCATTGTTTACAGCTTTTATCTGGTCTTTGAGCTCTCTGTTTTTTACCGCCGGTGGACGGGAAATCGGTGCCCTCAATGTCAACCGGATTCGGCTCATTTTCGGGGTAATCCTTTTGGGGATAGCCCTTTTTATCACGCAGGGCTGGATTTGGCCACCGAATGTCTCCAATGATGAAATCTTCTACCTGGCGATTTCCGGTGTAATCGGCCTGGTGATCGGCGATTCATTTCTTTTTTCTGCCATGGTCATGCTGGGGACCCGGGTGACGATGCTGATATTCTCGCTGTCACCCGCAATCGCGGCGATCACAGCCTGGCTGGTGATGGACGAAACCCTGGACTTGCTCTCGATTGTCGGCATGGTGATCACTCTGGCGGGTGTGATCTGGGTCACTATCGAAAAACCGAACAGCAAGAAAATTACGAAAGTCAATATAACAGCCAAAGGAGTGATCTTCGCTTTTCTGGGCGGTGCGGGCCAGGCGATCGGAATCGTGTTTGCTAAAAAAGGGCTGGAGGCGGGGCTCGATCCGATGGCGGGTACGTTCATCCGAATGCTCGCCTCGACTATTGCGATCTGGATTATTGCAGTTCTGACCGGAAAACTTATCTCCACAATCAAGTGCTTCAAGAAACCACGGGGAATCATGTACGCCTGGGGTGGTGCAGTGACCGGACCGTTTCTGGGGGTGTGGATGTCCCTGGTGGCGGTCAAACATACTGAAGCCGGAGTAGCCATGGCGATCATGTCGATCGTCCCGGTTCTGGTGATACCCTGGGTGATAATCTTCTTTAAAGAGAAAGTCTCAATGCGGGCTGTTCTGGGGGCTGTTCTGGCTGTCTGCGGGGTGTTTATCCTGTTTCTGCATTGAGCTACCTCTGGCGGCGCTTTTTGCGGGCCAGCATCTTGGTACGGGCATACTGACGCATATCCTCGACCGTATCGAGCTCATCGACGATCTCCTCTCCCAGTAAAGTCTCGATCGCATCCTCGAGTGTAATAATGCCTTCGGTACCGCCATATTCATCGACCACCAGAAAGATATGCTCTTTACGCCGTATGAATTCCTCCAGGATCATCGCCACCGATTTGGTCTGCGGTATGACATAGATCGGCTGGGTCAGTGACTCCATAACGACATCGCGCTCACCATTGAAGTAGCTCTCGATAATCCGCGAGCGATAGACAAACCCGAGAATATTGTCGATGTCTTTGTCATAGACAAGTAACTTGGAGAAGCGGATCGGGTTATGTGTCTTGATTATATCCGCAACGGAATCATCCTTGTGAAAAGCCATCACCACCGCCCGGGGTGTGAGGACATCTTTGGCCTGAATCTTATGCAGGTGCAATAGATTGCTGAGTATGTCGATTTCTTTTTCGCGCAGAACACCTTCTGATTTTCCGAGCTGGGCCAGCATCAGGATCTCATCGCGGGTGAGGTGTCCGCCTTTGTGA
This window encodes:
- a CDS encoding EamA family transporter yields the protein MIGELAALFTAFIWSLSSLFFTAGGREIGALNVNRIRLIFGVILLGIALFITQGWIWPPNVSNDEIFYLAISGVIGLVIGDSFLFSAMVMLGTRVTMLIFSLSPAIAAITAWLVMDETLDLLSIVGMVITLAGVIWVTIEKPNSKKITKVNITAKGVIFAFLGGAGQAIGIVFAKKGLEAGLDPMAGTFIRMLASTIAIWIIAVLTGKLISTIKCFKKPRGIMYAWGGAVTGPFLGVWMSLVAVKHTEAGVAMAIMSIVPVLVIPWVIIFFKEKVSMRAVLGAVLAVCGVFILFLH
- a CDS encoding DUF21 domain-containing protein; translated protein: MTALIAFFLLSIIVSFICSLMEAVLLSLSRAYIGVLVEEGKKSGVIMTDLKNNIDKPLSAILTMNTIAHTLGAAGVGAQTLKVFGDQYVAIASAVMTFAILVFSEIIPKTIGAVYRKQLAPLSAYTITVMIVISYPFVLFLNLVSSLITRRHKGGHLTRDEILMLAQLGKSEGVLREKEIDILSNLLHLHKIQAKDVLTPRAVVMAFHKDDSVADIIKTHNPIRFSKLLVYDKDIDNILGFVYRSRIIESYFNGERDVVMESLTQPIYVIPQTKSVAMILEEFIRRKEHIFLVVDEYGGTEGIITLEDAIETLLGEEIVDELDTVEDMRQYARTKMLARKKRRQR